ATACTTAACAATAAAGGGAGCAAGATGGGTCGGCGAAATAGTAGCCCGGAACCAGCTAATAGACAAAGTAGAATTTATTTAATGAAGCTTGGACAGGAGTTTTTTAGAAGATGTTTCTCCTTGCCAAAAAGGAAATTTGGATTAAATTATAAAAAAACCTCTTGACTATTTTCTCAATATCAGAAACAAGAGTTTTGATATAGATACTATAGCGGAAGAAAAGTTGCAAGCTGCTTGGGATTTAATAAGAAATAAAGAATAAAACCCGAAAAAAAAGGGAGGTCTTCGATGCGAAGAAATGCATTGATCCTGCTAATAATATTGCTTGTGGTTACAGTATTTTTAGAAGCTGCCACTACAGGAAAACTTGCTGTGCGCGTGCGCGATAATTCAGGCCGTCCATTGGAATTTGTCAATATCGTGGTATCGCAAGGAAATCAGCGTATTACCGGTAGTCAAACAAACGCTAAAGGAACGGCTATCATTATAAATATACCCCCTGGCTTATATACGGTTAAATTTTCCCTAATCGGTTATGACACTGTGGTTTATAGTGATGTTAAAATTATTGTGGATCAAACTACTACTTTAGCCCCCACCTTAAATAAAAGCGGATTTGAAATGAAAGCCGTAACGGTTACCGCTACAGAAGATAAGGTAGATAAAAACCGTATTGGCAGTGCCCGCAACATAGAAATGAATATCATTACCGATGCTGCTGTTTCAGATGTTTCCGATATCGTAGCTCTGCAAGCCGGGGTTACTAATATAGGCGGTGAACTCCATATTCGGGGAGGGCGCACAAATGAAGTTAATTTTACCGTTGATGGAATGAGCGTTTCCGATCCGGTAGATGGCGGAGCCACTTTACAGGTAGATACTGACGCCATTAAAGATATGAAAATTATGACCGGCGGTTTTCCTGCAGAATATGGCAATGCCCAATCGGGTGTTATAAATATCGTTACTAAGGATGGAGACCCTTACTTTTCGGGAAAAGTAGAATATAATACCGACCATCTGATTTGGGAAGGACGCAATTCTGATGTCTTGAAAGTAGCTATCGGGGGTCCTGTAGTCCCTTTTGGTTCGCAAGCATTAAAAGAAAAATTCACCTTTTATTTGAATGGCGCTGGAGAATGGCTGGATGGCAGGTTGAAAGATTACTATATCAGTGACCCCAACAGTGATTTTTCTTTTAACGGCAGGTCTTTAATTGATGCCGACTATCCTGTTTACGATCCTTATGCCGGAAGAGATAATATTTTGGGTATTGATATTGGCAACCGCAATTTCAATTCCTACAATGTAAACCTGAAAACAAAATATGCTATAAAACCGGGACAGGTAACAACTTTTGCTGTTCGGGGTGATAGAAGTTTGAACAATCCCTTCAATGAATATGCAGGTGAAAACAGATGGCGTTATGCATTACAGCATTTTAAGGAAGATGAAACAAATCAGCGCCAGTATATTGGTACTTATGACTATGTAATAAACGATAAAATGAATGTGAAGGTTAAAGCCAGCTATTATCAGAAAGATATTTATGAAGGACCCAAAGGCATAGACCGTGATTCTTATATGTTTATGACTATTGATCCTAATAATATCCCTTCTGATTATGCTCAAAGAGTTGCTTTGGGAGATTATGGTTATTCCAGCATTGATGCTAATGAGGATGGTATTTATGATTATGGCTTTTTACCTTCGGACTACTGGGAATATCGTTTGGAAAGCGTTGTAGAGCCAAGACCAATACCCGGTTATCTTCCTCCCGGAACCCTTTATACCAAATTTATTGATGATAATACAAAAACCATCAGCAGCCGGGCAGATTTTGAATGGCAAATAAATGAAACCCACATGGCAAAGACCGGATTAGAGATTATTAAACATAACATTAAGAAAAATCAATTGGAGAATTTTCTCTCGGTTGACGAAAAACGACGCGTCAAGTATTTAAACAGTATCTACGATATAAAAACCTTTGATTTGGCTAACTATGTTGATGCAAATCAAGATCAATATCTGGATGATGAATATGTTCCTGAGGGTGTGTATGCAATTTATTCTACTGAAACAGTTCCTACTTCCGTATCGGATTTAGTGCCTGTATATAAACCCCAGGATTATTATGCTGCAGCAAAAGCAGCTGCCGGAAAGCGGGACGGTTATAAAGCTGAACCCTGGCAAATGGCATATTATTTGCAGGATCAGATGGAATGGGAAGGAATGATCGTGAATGCCGGCTTGCGTTTTGATTTATGGTATTTAGGGACAAAATATTATGTGGCTCAGGATGACGGTAGCTATGATTTACGCGAATTTGATAAAAGTGATCTGTGGCAATTGATGATTTCTCCGCGGTTAGGTGTTTCGCATCCTATCACGGATAAAGATGTGCTGCGTTTCGCTTATAACTATCAGAATCAATTGCCTCAAATGAAATATATATTTACCAGTAAAACCCCTGAAGATGCTTATGGTGCGGAATCAACAATCAGTGTAGGTAATCCCAATTTGGAACCGCAAATAACGGTTACTTACGAAGTAGGGTTTTCCCACCAGATAAGTGATGATTATGTTCTGGATTTGACTGCCTATTACAAAAACTTGTATAACTATGTAAATACAAAGAAAGAACGCGATGAAATTGAACAAACGGTTTACTGGTATAAATATTACTCCGATGATTATGGCTCTGCCCGGGGAATTGATATGCAGATTGAAAAATTACTCTCCAATTTCAATACCTGGTCTTTTGCTTATTCTTTGGCTTGGGCACAAGGTAACAGCTCTGCAACGATTATTCAGGATGAAACAACTAATCTGCGGGAATTTCCTTTGGATTGGGATGTAAGGCATAACATCAGTGCCAGTTATACATTCCGAATTGCACCTGGAGAAGAGTATTTTATTCCTTTTACAGATTTCATTCTACCTTTGGATGATATTAGTTTCAATATCAATTGGTCTTATGCCTCCGGAACCCCCTATACTCCTCAAAATCCTGATTCAGGCCACGATTTGGATACTAACAGCAAAAGAATGGATAGCACTCAACAAACGAATCTGAAGATAACCAAAGGTTTTATCCTGTCTAATAAAATGAATATTAAGATTTTTGCAGAAGTAGAAAACCTGTTTAAAAATAAGAATGTGATAGATGTTTACCAAAAGACGGGATCTTATTGGTGGAATGGTGATCAAATAGAAGAAACGAACCTTCCGGGTTATGTTTATCCCGAGGTCTATTATACTCACTATCTTGCCAGTGATAATCCACTATTTTATAATGATTTCCGGGGAGTGACCCTCGGTATTTCATTTAACTTCTAAATTATTCCAAGGAGGAATTAATAAAAATGAGAAAATTCATCGGAACAATGCTGCTGATAGTGATGATGACCTTTTTCTGTGCAAGTATTGCTTATGCACAGGAAAGCGCTGCTACTGCTAACAAAGGTGGTGGCTTACAGAATTTTGCAGAGCTGGTATTTGGCAGCGGATTAGTAAAATGGTTCAAAGATGGTGGCTGGGCTATGTGGCCAGTTCTCTTCCTGGCAGTATATGGTTTAGCATATATTATCTGGAAGTTTATTGCCCTGCTCAATGGTAAAATAAACTTAAATGCTTTCCTTAATAAGGTTGTTCCCTTAATTAAAGAGAAGAAATTTGATGAAGCAAGACAAATTGCCAAGAATACAAGAGGACCTGTAGCTGCCATTATTTATGCTGGTCTGGAAAAAGTTGATAAAGGGCTTGGTGCCGTGAATGAGGCAATTGAGAATGCTTCAATGATAGAAATGAGTTATCTGGAAAAGGGATTCATTGAATTATCATCTTCCATAACTTTAGCTCCAATGTTAGGATTTTTAGGAACCGTTGCGGGAATGATTACTGCTTTTGATTCCATTGCTGCTGCCAGAGCAGTTGATGCTACCATTGTGGCTACAGGTATCAAAATTGCTTTAATCACTACAGAAGCCGGATTGATTGTAGCTATTCCGGTGCAGTTTTTTAATAATGTCTTTATGACGATGGTAGATGGTTTAATAATAGATATGCAGAGAGCTTCAGAGAAATTAACTGAAGTTTTATCTGAAAGCTTAGGTATCGCAAGATGAAAATCTCCCGGAAGAGGAAATATAAGGCAACAATACCAACTTCCTCCACTGGTGATATTGCCTTTTTGCTAATCATCTTCTTTATGTCCACTACCAGGTTTGATATAAAAGAAGGTATAAAACTGGTTCTACCTCAAGCAGCTGAAGCACAGGAAGGAAAAACTCAAACCCTTACTCTAACCGAAAAAGAAATGACTCGTTTCCAGATTCTTCCCGATGGCAAAATCGCTATTAATAGAGAGGAGCCCAGAGATATAGCCAATGAAGAATTGGATGTGATTATTCAGAAGAAAGTAAATATCAATCCCGATATGATCTTCAAGGTTATAACCGATAGAGAATCAAAATACAACGATATGATTAGAGTAATTGATCGCCTTAAAGCTGCTAAGATAGAAAAGATTTCTCTATCCACAAGTTAGGAGATATTATGGCTAAATTTAGTGGAAAAAAAAGACGCGATGTTGCCATTCCGCAAGCATCCACTTCCGATATTGCCTTCCTCCTGTTGCTGTTTTTTATGGTAACTACGGTTTTTGTGCAGGAAAAAAAGTTTTGGGTAGAACGCGACCGTTGGCCCTTAGCAGAAAGTATTGAACGCATTCCGCGTAATCATACCAGCACTATCTATATTATGCGGGATGAAACAATTCTTCTGGATGATATACCTACCCGCATTGAGAGCTCTGAAGATGTTTTCGTTTCTCAAACTCTTATCAGGAAAAAAGCGGAAGATTCGGAACTGATTGTTTGTTTTAGAACCGACCGCGATACAAAATATGGAGTAATTTCAGATGTAATCCGACAACTTCAGGATGCTAACGCTCTTGTAGTTGCCTTTGAATCTCAACCGTTACTGAAGAAATAAAGGGGGATACAATGAAGACACAGAATCAGGACTGGAAAGATATTGCCAATGCTCAATTCAGTAAGGCACTGGCTTTAGCCCTCACTCTGCTTATTTTTGGTATTATGGTAACGCCGAAAGTGGAAGTCCGTAAACAGGTCTTTCAGAACCAGCAAGTGGAAGTTGTTGATCTTCCTGTAGAAGAAAGACAGCGGATTGAAGCACCTCAAACAGAAGTTGATGTTAATGTTACATTCCAGATAAGCGATGTATTGGGAACCGAGGAAGTTGATATGGCAGCTTTCCAGGAAGCCCTGTCCCAAATTGGCAATATTTATAGTACAACTGCACCAGTTCAACAACAAGAGGATGAAACACCTGTCAATTTTGTACCTTATGATGATGCCCCGGTAGTTATCGGAAAAATTGAACCTGTCTATCCTGAATTTGCCAAAAGAAATAAATTACAGGGAACAGTTATTCTGGAAGTGGAAGTATTGAAAGACGGCAGCATTCGGGAGATAAGAGTCCGTCGGGGTATTGGAGGTGGTTTGGATGAAGCAGCTATTGAAGCAGTTCGGAAAGTAAAATTTCAACCCGGAAAAAGCAGTGGTCAACCCGTGGACTGTATGGTCATTATTCCGGTAGAATTTAAAATTCAATAATTTTGGAGTGTTTAATGAAGTTTTATAAAATAGGAATCTGCCTTTGCCTGTTGCTAATCTTTGCTTCAAGCACAGCTTATGCA
The Candidatus Cloacimonas sp. genome window above contains:
- a CDS encoding carboxypeptidase regulatory-like domain-containing protein, with the translated sequence MVTVFLEAATTGKLAVRVRDNSGRPLEFVNIVVSQGNQRITGSQTNAKGTAIIINIPPGLYTVKFSLIGYDTVVYSDVKIIVDQTTTLAPTLNKSGFEMKAVTVTATEDKVDKNRIGSARNIEMNIITDAAVSDVSDIVALQAGVTNIGGELHIRGGRTNEVNFTVDGMSVSDPVDGGATLQVDTDAIKDMKIMTGGFPAEYGNAQSGVINIVTKDGDPYFSGKVEYNTDHLIWEGRNSDVLKVAIGGPVVPFGSQALKEKFTFYLNGAGEWLDGRLKDYYISDPNSDFSFNGRSLIDADYPVYDPYAGRDNILGIDIGNRNFNSYNVNLKTKYAIKPGQVTTFAVRGDRSLNNPFNEYAGENRWRYALQHFKEDETNQRQYIGTYDYVINDKMNVKVKASYYQKDIYEGPKGIDRDSYMFMTIDPNNIPSDYAQRVALGDYGYSSIDANEDGIYDYGFLPSDYWEYRLESVVEPRPIPGYLPPGTLYTKFIDDNTKTISSRADFEWQINETHMAKTGLEIIKHNIKKNQLENFLSVDEKRRVKYLNSIYDIKTFDLANYVDANQDQYLDDEYVPEGVYAIYSTETVPTSVSDLVPVYKPQDYYAAAKAAAGKRDGYKAEPWQMAYYLQDQMEWEGMIVNAGLRFDLWYLGTKYYVAQDDGSYDLREFDKSDLWQLMISPRLGVSHPITDKDVLRFAYNYQNQLPQMKYIFTSKTPEDAYGAESTISVGNPNLEPQITVTYEVGFSHQISDDYVLDLTAYYKNLYNYVNTKKERDEIEQTVYWYKYYSDDYGSARGIDMQIEKLLSNFNTWSFAYSLAWAQGNSSATIIQDETTNLREFPLDWDVRHNISASYTFRIAPGEEYFIPFTDFILPLDDISFNINWSYASGTPYTPQNPDSGHDLDTNSKRMDSTQQTNLKITKGFILSNKMNIKIFAEVENLFKNKNVIDVYQKTGSYWWNGDQIEETNLPGYVYPEVYYTHYLASDNPLFYNDFRGVTLGISFNF
- a CDS encoding MotA/TolQ/ExbB proton channel family protein; this encodes MRKFIGTMLLIVMMTFFCASIAYAQESAATANKGGGLQNFAELVFGSGLVKWFKDGGWAMWPVLFLAVYGLAYIIWKFIALLNGKINLNAFLNKVVPLIKEKKFDEARQIAKNTRGPVAAIIYAGLEKVDKGLGAVNEAIENASMIEMSYLEKGFIELSSSITLAPMLGFLGTVAGMITAFDSIAAARAVDATIVATGIKIALITTEAGLIVAIPVQFFNNVFMTMVDGLIIDMQRASEKLTEVLSESLGIAR
- a CDS encoding biopolymer transporter ExbD, with translation MKISRKRKYKATIPTSSTGDIAFLLIIFFMSTTRFDIKEGIKLVLPQAAEAQEGKTQTLTLTEKEMTRFQILPDGKIAINREEPRDIANEELDVIIQKKVNINPDMIFKVITDRESKYNDMIRVIDRLKAAKIEKISLSTS
- a CDS encoding biopolymer transporter ExbD, translating into MAKFSGKKRRDVAIPQASTSDIAFLLLLFFMVTTVFVQEKKFWVERDRWPLAESIERIPRNHTSTIYIMRDETILLDDIPTRIESSEDVFVSQTLIRKKAEDSELIVCFRTDRDTKYGVISDVIRQLQDANALVVAFESQPLLKK
- a CDS encoding energy transducer TonB, yielding MKTQNQDWKDIANAQFSKALALALTLLIFGIMVTPKVEVRKQVFQNQQVEVVDLPVEERQRIEAPQTEVDVNVTFQISDVLGTEEVDMAAFQEALSQIGNIYSTTAPVQQQEDETPVNFVPYDDAPVVIGKIEPVYPEFAKRNKLQGTVILEVEVLKDGSIREIRVRRGIGGGLDEAAIEAVRKVKFQPGKSSGQPVDCMVIIPVEFKIQ